A portion of the Prinia subflava isolate CZ2003 ecotype Zambia unplaced genomic scaffold, Cam_Psub_1.2 scaffold_52_NEW, whole genome shotgun sequence genome contains these proteins:
- the LOC134565486 gene encoding olfactory receptor 14J1-like, translated as MSNSSSISHFLLLPLADTRQLQLLHFCLFLAISLAALLANGLIISAVACGHLLHSPMFFFLLNLALSDLGSICTTVPKAMHNSLWDTRNISYSGCAAQLFFFLFFISAEYFLLTIMCYDRYVSICKPLHYGTLLGSRACAHMAAAAWASAFLNALMHTANTFSLPLCHGNALGQFFCEIPHILKLSCSKSYLRELGLLAVTSFLGLSCFVFIVFSYVQIFRVVLRIPSEQGRHKAFSTCLPHLAVVSLFLSTIIISHLKPTSISSPFLDLVVSVLYSVVTPALNPLIYSLRNQELKAAVWRLMTAWFKEY; from the coding sequence atgtccaacagcagctccatcagccacttcctcctgctgccattggcagacacgcggcagctgcagctcctgcacttctgcctcttcctggccatctccctggctgccctcctggccaacggcctcatcatcagcgccgtagcctgcggccacctcctgcacagccccatgttcttcttcctgctcaacctggccctcagcgacctgggctccatctgcaccactgtccccaaagccatgcacaattccctctgggacaccaggaacatctcCTACTCtggatgtgctgcacagctctttttctttctgttcttcatcTCAGCCGAGTATTTCCTCCTGACCATCATGTGCTACGACCgctacgtgtccatctgcaaacccctgcactacgggaccctcctgggcagcagagcttgtgcccacatggcagctgctgcctgggccagtgcctttctcaatgCTCTCATGCACACggccaatacattttccctgcccctgtgccatggcaatgccctaggccagttcttctgtgaaatcccacacatcctcaaactctcctgctccaaatcctatCTCAGGGAACTTGGGCTTCTTGCTGTTACTTCCTTTTTAGGCCTCAGTTGTTTTGTGTTCATAgttttctcctatgtgcagatcttcaGAGTTGTGCTGAGGAttccctctgagcagggacggcacaaagccttttccacctgcctccctcacctggccgtggtctctctgttcctcagcactATAATAATTTCTCACCTGAAGCCCACCTCCATCTCTTCCCCATTCCTGGATCTGGTAGTGTCAGTTCTGTACTCGGTGGTGactccagccctgaaccccctcatctacagcctgaggaaccaggagctcaaggctgcagtgtggagacTGATGACTGCATGGTTTAAGGAATATTAA
- the LOC134565481 gene encoding forkhead box protein J1-like produces MAAAVPSAPGISAALGTPRVPSAAAPRGTPTLCLFSLQQPPRASPAVPVGTAQCPAMLCPSPVASAKGQEEPRAAEPNLLWLTELTGAHLGLAPISQDPEDRCSIWENLVSLVDFQCPGFPFTAEELCPYIHIPSVPAVPAAPAVPQAVPWAPLPPEDVDYKTNPHVKPPYSYATLICMAMEASEKPKLTLAAICKWIRDNFCYFRRAHPSWQSSIRHNLCRNKRFVKVPREKGEPGRGAFWKLHPQYAERLKSGSSKGRGALAEPIPPSSSSSSSSSGAQQGAQLSPSAPARSPPSCVEVNAELQRLLQEFEGKPAGIQAVQQSLQPPAEGSWLPGGAPEEPAELTELKSSTDWEALLKPALEQGDFSTLEQLPPLSQPGEFPQHLEKAQEQQLGWPQGQQQQQVLPEPSPSEPALDETLLATALLEAAWPGEAPGPLSSLLPVEQGAEDIQTSLPRPQEIPEDLSSLLPLAEGAEDIEASLSSTDLLDWDSLDPFSLF; encoded by the exons atggcagctgctgtgcccagcgCCCCAGGGATCTCGGCAGCGCTGGGAACGCCCAGGGTGCCATCAGCGGCTGCTCCCCGCGGAACCCCAACCCTCTgtctcttctccctgcagcagccgcCCCGTGCATCGCCTGCCGTTCCCGtgggcactgcccagtgcccagccatgctgtgccccagccccgTGGCCAGCGCCAAGGGCCAGGAGGAGCCCCGTGCCGCCGAGCCCAACCTGCTGTGGCTGACAGAGCTCACGGGCGCCCACCTCGGCCTGGCCCCCATCTCGCAGGACCCCGAGGATCGCTGCAGCATCTGGGAGAACCTGGTGAGCCTGGTGGACTTCCAGTGCCCGGGCTTCCCATTCACTGCCGAGGAGCTCTGCCCCTACATCCACATCCCCTCGGTGCCTGCGGTGCCCGCGGCGCCCGCGGTGCCCCAGGCCGTGCCCTGGGCCCCTCTGCCCCCCGAGGACGTGGATTACAAGACCAACCCGCACGTGAAGCCGCCCTACTCCTACGCCACGCTCATCTGCATGGCCATGGAAGCCAGCGAGAAGCCCAAGCTCACGCTGGCAGCCATCTGCAAGTGGATCCGGGACAATTTCTGCTATTTCCGCCGTGCCCATCCCAGCTGGCAG AGCTCCATCCGCCACAACCTGTGCCGCAACAAGCGCTTCGTCAAGGTGCCCCGCGAGAAGGGCGAGCCGGGCAGGGGCGCGTTCTGGAAGCTTCACCCTCAGTACGCCGAGAGGCTGAAGAGCGGCTCCTCCAAAGGGCGCGGGGCGCTCGCAGAGCCCATcccgccctcctcctcctcgtcctcatcctcctccggagcccagcagggagcacagctcagccccagcgCTCCGGCCCGCAGCCCCCCGAGCTGCGTCGAGGTGAACGCGGAGCTGCAGCGGCTGCTGCAGGAGTTCGAAGGGAAGCCCGCGGGGATCCAAGCggtgcagcagagcctgcagcccccggcCGAGGGCTCCTGGCTGCCCGGCGGGGCCCCGGAGGAGCCGGCAGAGCTGACCGagctgaagagcagcactgaCTGGGAAGCTCTGCTGAAGCccgccctggagcagggagattTCTCCACCCTCGAGCAGCTCCCGCCTCTCTCCCAGCCCGGGGAGTTCCCCCAGCACCTGGAAAaggctcaggagcagcagctgggctggccccaggggcagcagcagcagcaggtcctgcccGAGCCCAGCCCCAGCGAGCCGGCCTTGGATGAAACCCTGCTGGCCACGGCACTCCTGGAGGCTGCCTGGCCCGGAGAGGCGCCAgggcccctctccagcctcctcccCGTGGAGCAGGGCGCTGAGGACATCCAGACCTCTTTGCCCCGGCCCCAGGAGATCCCAGAGGAcctctccagcctcctcccCCTGGCGGAGGGGGCTGAGGACATCGAGGCCTCTTTGTCCAGCACGGATCTCCTGGATTGGGACTCTCTGGACCCCTTCAGTCTCTTTTAG